One window from the genome of Streptomyces cadmiisoli encodes:
- a CDS encoding aminoglycoside phosphotransferase family protein, whose amino-acid sequence MTDTEIEITADLVRDLLQEQHPDLAGLAIREVAGGWGNQMWRLGDELAVRMQRMDPTPELQLKERRWLPVLAPRLPLPVPTPVRSGEPSERFPKHWTVMSWVPGEPLDHGAISRGAHAADTLAGFLRALHVEAPAEAPIAMDRGAHPRNCTDGFENFFQAVAPDDIASDVRAVWDDAAEAHAWEGPPVWVHGDLHPANVVVSDGTLSGIIDFGDMFAGDPAWDLAAAWVLLPAGAASRFFDVYAHADEATIRRARGLAAMKSLFLMLMGQNGERGLPGGKPHWGPAGRAALDRVLKGV is encoded by the coding sequence ATGACCGACACCGAGATCGAGATCACCGCAGACTTGGTCCGCGACCTGCTGCAGGAGCAACATCCAGACCTGGCAGGGCTGGCCATTCGTGAGGTGGCGGGCGGCTGGGGCAACCAAATGTGGCGCCTGGGAGACGAGTTGGCCGTACGCATGCAGCGCATGGACCCCACCCCGGAGCTCCAGCTCAAGGAGCGGCGGTGGCTTCCCGTGCTGGCCCCGCGCCTGCCGCTCCCGGTGCCGACCCCGGTGCGGTCCGGTGAACCGTCCGAGCGCTTCCCCAAGCATTGGACCGTGATGTCGTGGGTTCCCGGTGAGCCGCTGGACCATGGCGCGATCAGCCGCGGCGCCCACGCGGCCGACACGCTGGCGGGTTTCCTCCGGGCGCTCCATGTGGAGGCACCTGCCGAGGCACCGATCGCTATGGACCGCGGTGCCCATCCCCGGAACTGCACGGACGGCTTCGAGAACTTCTTCCAGGCCGTTGCCCCCGACGACATCGCCTCCGACGTCCGGGCAGTCTGGGACGACGCCGCTGAAGCCCACGCGTGGGAGGGTCCGCCGGTGTGGGTGCACGGCGACCTCCATCCGGCGAACGTCGTCGTCTCGGACGGAACGCTCTCGGGCATTATCGATTTCGGTGACATGTTCGCCGGCGATCCGGCGTGGGACCTCGCCGCCGCATGGGTACTGCTGCCCGCGGGTGCGGCCTCACGGTTCTTCGACGTGTACGCGCATGCGGACGAGGCGACGATCCGGCGCGCCCGCGGGCTGGCCGCTATGAAGAGCCTCTTCCTGATGCTCATGGGGCAGAACGGGGAGCGGGGCCTTCCCGGCGGCAAGCCGCACTGGGGACCTGCAGGGCGGGCGGCACTTGATCGTGTTCTGAAGGGCGTTTGA
- the istA gene encoding IS21 family transposase yields the protein MILVEDWAEIRRLHRAEQMPIRAIARHLGISKNTVKRALASDRPPQYQRPARGSAVDAVEVQIRELLRETPTMPATVIAERIGWERGMTILKDRIRQLRPAYVPVDPVSRTVYRPGELAQCDLWFPEADIPLGYGQSGRPPVLVMVSGYSRVIAARMLPSRRTGDLIDGHWRLLTEWGAVPRTLVWDNEAGVGRGRPTSEFAAFAGLLATKIYLCRPRDPEAKGLVERANGYLETSFLPGRHFSGPDDFNTQLQTWLKVANRRVHRTLGARPADRWAADRAQMLTLPAVDPPTWWRFSARLGRDHYVRVDTCDYSVDPAAIGHQVTVLTDNEQVIVLTSGGEIVAQHARCWARHQTLTDPEHAEAGRAMRQEARRRPTGHIHAVGSASSPLIEVEQRELGSYDRLFTVIDGGEGKEAG from the coding sequence GTGATCCTCGTGGAGGACTGGGCAGAGATCCGCCGGCTGCACCGGGCTGAGCAGATGCCGATCAGGGCGATCGCTCGGCATCTGGGCATCTCGAAGAACACCGTCAAGCGGGCCCTGGCCAGCGACCGGCCGCCGCAGTACCAGCGGCCGGCCAGGGGCTCGGCCGTCGACGCGGTGGAGGTGCAGATCCGGGAACTGCTGCGGGAGACTCCGACGATGCCCGCGACGGTGATCGCCGAGCGGATCGGCTGGGAGAGGGGCATGACCATCCTCAAAGACCGGATCCGGCAACTGCGGCCGGCCTATGTTCCGGTTGATCCGGTCTCGCGCACTGTCTATCGGCCAGGTGAGCTGGCCCAGTGCGATCTATGGTTCCCCGAGGCGGACATCCCCCTTGGTTATGGGCAGAGCGGACGCCCGCCGGTCCTGGTGATGGTGTCCGGCTACTCCCGCGTGATCGCCGCCCGGATGCTGCCATCCCGCAGGACCGGCGATCTGATCGACGGGCACTGGCGGCTGCTGACGGAGTGGGGTGCCGTTCCCAGGACGCTGGTCTGGGACAACGAGGCCGGCGTCGGCCGCGGCCGCCCGACAAGCGAGTTCGCCGCGTTCGCGGGCCTGCTCGCCACGAAGATCTACTTGTGCCGGCCGAGGGATCCGGAGGCGAAAGGGCTGGTGGAACGGGCCAACGGCTATCTGGAGACCTCGTTCCTGCCCGGACGGCACTTCAGCGGACCGGACGACTTCAACACCCAGCTGCAGACCTGGCTGAAGGTCGCCAACCGGCGTGTCCACCGCACTCTCGGGGCCCGTCCGGCCGACCGGTGGGCAGCGGACCGGGCCCAGATGCTCACCCTGCCCGCGGTCGACCCGCCCACCTGGTGGCGGTTCTCGGCCCGGCTGGGCCGGGACCACTATGTCCGGGTTGACACCTGCGACTACTCCGTCGACCCCGCCGCGATCGGCCACCAGGTCACCGTGCTGACCGACAACGAGCAGGTCATCGTGCTCACCTCCGGCGGCGAGATCGTCGCCCAGCATGCTCGCTGCTGGGCCCGCCACCAGACCCTCACCGATCCCGAGCACGCCGAGGCCGGACGGGCGATGCGCCAGGAAGCACGGCGCCGGCCCACCGGTCACATCCACGCCGTCGGCTCCGCCTCCAGCCCGCTCATCGAGGTCGAACAGCGCGAGCTGGGCTCTTACGACCGGTTGTTCACCGTCATCGACGGCGGCGAAGGCAAGGAGGCCGGCTGA
- a CDS encoding SpoIIE family protein phosphatase, whose amino-acid sequence MTITDQATAGTRMNASDVSGTAFALLDQQGMVVAWTHTAEQLVGYCAGEVVGRSAALVLPSLDDAEAVAVFVDQCIARNGWPGATAVRHRDGRVLDVSMRMSRVWGRDGTVRWIASVTDIGVLSADASSGRAQGALLARAPIGVVVRDLQLRCAWLNDVMESQDGVTAERRLGCRPTDAWPSTETEATEAVMRQVLECGTTKVREYRTWLPAGRGPERPFAVSFSCLQGADGRPLGVCAISVDVTERQQVRERLAVLGEAGTRFGRTLDVMQTGQELADLAVPLFADFVTVDLVQSAVIGEGVPVRIGSRGERLRVLRRAGLASIHQGVPESPWGRGEAIPMPPEAPFFEVLRTGRSYLQPSFDTSAGTWIDKDPARAQKALETGMHSVMLVPIRVRRVLLGVALFLRTENPAPFQEADLLLAEEFVSRAAVSLDNARQYTRQHNAAFALQRTLLPRRLNGGMAVEAASRYMPADIDRGVGGDWFDVIPLSGARVALVIGDVVGHGINAAAAMGGLRNAVRTLADMELPPDELLTRLDDTVQRLAEADSDAPDQAATAVGATCLYAVYDPITGKCTMATAGHLPPAIIGPNGHITYPDLPTGAPLGIGLCVPFEAVELELPEGNLIALYTDGLVETRDNDIDDGMHSLGTALAHPDLPLEELCTHAMQPVQGQTACDDASLLLVRTRTLSPNRVATWTLPSDDTSVRRARNLAAGQLAAWDLERLEDSTKLIVSELITNAVRHSTGPIQLRLIRHQVLTCEVSDTDTCLPRPRNAGACDENGRGLFLVSQLSRRWGSRPIPGGKLVWAEQDLDLRP is encoded by the coding sequence ATGACCATCACCGACCAGGCGACAGCCGGTACTCGGATGAACGCGTCTGACGTGTCGGGTACGGCGTTCGCGCTGCTCGACCAGCAGGGGATGGTGGTCGCGTGGACGCATACCGCCGAGCAGCTCGTCGGGTACTGCGCCGGCGAGGTGGTGGGACGGTCCGCCGCCCTTGTCCTGCCGTCCCTCGATGATGCGGAGGCAGTAGCGGTGTTCGTCGATCAGTGCATTGCCCGCAACGGCTGGCCGGGCGCTACGGCGGTGCGCCATCGTGACGGCCGCGTGCTCGACGTCAGCATGCGCATGTCGAGGGTGTGGGGACGGGACGGAACAGTGCGGTGGATCGCTTCCGTGACCGACATCGGCGTACTGTCCGCAGACGCGTCGAGCGGACGGGCGCAGGGGGCACTTCTTGCCCGTGCGCCGATCGGCGTCGTCGTTCGTGATCTGCAACTGCGCTGCGCGTGGCTGAACGACGTGATGGAAAGCCAGGACGGGGTTACCGCTGAGCGACGGCTCGGATGTCGACCCACCGATGCGTGGCCCAGCACCGAGACCGAGGCGACCGAGGCCGTGATGCGGCAGGTACTCGAGTGCGGCACCACCAAGGTCCGCGAGTACCGGACATGGCTGCCGGCCGGCCGGGGTCCGGAGCGCCCGTTCGCGGTCTCGTTCTCCTGTCTCCAGGGTGCCGACGGCCGGCCTCTGGGGGTGTGCGCCATCAGCGTTGATGTCACCGAGAGGCAGCAGGTACGTGAGCGCCTCGCCGTCCTTGGCGAGGCCGGCACACGCTTCGGCAGGACCCTGGATGTGATGCAGACCGGCCAGGAACTGGCCGACCTCGCCGTACCCCTGTTCGCCGACTTCGTCACGGTGGACCTGGTGCAGTCGGCCGTGATCGGCGAGGGGGTCCCGGTCCGCATCGGCTCACGAGGCGAGCGACTGCGCGTCCTGCGGCGTGCCGGTCTGGCTTCGATCCACCAAGGGGTCCCGGAGTCCCCGTGGGGGCGAGGGGAAGCAATCCCGATGCCGCCAGAGGCACCCTTCTTCGAAGTCCTGCGCACCGGGAGGTCCTACCTGCAGCCGTCGTTTGACACCTCCGCGGGCACCTGGATCGACAAGGACCCGGCACGGGCCCAGAAGGCCCTCGAGACCGGCATGCACTCTGTGATGCTCGTCCCCATCCGCGTGCGGCGCGTCCTGCTAGGCGTGGCATTGTTCCTCCGCACCGAGAACCCGGCGCCATTCCAGGAGGCGGATCTGCTCCTGGCCGAAGAGTTCGTCAGCCGCGCCGCAGTGTCGTTGGACAATGCACGCCAGTACACACGCCAGCACAACGCGGCCTTCGCACTCCAGCGCACCCTGCTCCCACGCCGTTTGAATGGCGGCATGGCGGTCGAGGCGGCCTCCCGCTACATGCCCGCCGACATCGACCGCGGTGTCGGGGGCGACTGGTTCGACGTGATCCCGCTGTCCGGCGCCCGGGTGGCCCTCGTCATCGGGGACGTGGTCGGACACGGCATCAACGCCGCCGCAGCCATGGGAGGGCTCCGCAACGCGGTCCGCACGCTCGCCGACATGGAACTGCCCCCCGACGAACTGCTGACCCGTCTCGACGACACCGTCCAGCGACTGGCAGAAGCAGACAGCGATGCCCCGGACCAGGCTGCCACCGCTGTCGGCGCCACCTGTCTGTACGCCGTATACGACCCGATCACCGGCAAGTGCACCATGGCAACAGCCGGACACCTCCCGCCCGCGATCATCGGCCCGAACGGCCACATCACCTACCCTGACCTACCCACCGGAGCTCCCCTCGGAATCGGGCTGTGCGTCCCCTTCGAGGCCGTCGAACTGGAACTACCCGAGGGAAACCTCATCGCCCTCTACACCGACGGCCTGGTCGAAACCCGCGACAACGACATCGATGACGGAATGCACAGCCTGGGCACTGCCCTCGCCCATCCGGATCTCCCCCTGGAAGAGCTCTGCACCCACGCGATGCAGCCCGTCCAAGGCCAGACGGCGTGCGACGACGCAAGCCTGCTACTGGTCCGCACCCGCACGCTCAGCCCGAACCGAGTCGCCACCTGGACCCTTCCGAGCGACGACACCTCCGTTCGCCGCGCCCGGAACCTGGCAGCCGGCCAACTGGCCGCGTGGGACCTGGAACGTCTCGAGGACTCCACCAAACTGATCGTCAGCGAACTGATTACCAACGCAGTCCGCCACAGCACCGGCCCCATCCAGCTACGTCTGATCCGGCACCAGGTCCTGACCTGCGAAGTGTCGGACACAGACACCTGCCTCCCGCGTCCGCGCAACGCGGGCGCCTGCGACGAGAACGGCCGTGGCCTCTTCCTGGTCTCCCAACTGTCCCGACGATGGGGCTCCCGTCCGATACCGGGCGGCAAACTCGTCTGGGCCGAGCAGGACCTCGACCTCCGCCCCTGA
- a CDS encoding SDR family NAD(P)-dependent oxidoreductase, with protein MNRPLFGKIAVVTGASRGVGKGIALELGAAGATVYVTGRSVAAGSLPGTVSETADQVTALGGKGIALVCDHHSDEQVAHVFERVRHDTGRLDLLVNNVFSSPDLGAWLGKPFWELPLAAWDQVLDIGTRSHYVASVHAVPLLFAGGGGLIVNISSAGARQYSHNTPYGVGKAALDKMTADMAVELRSRDVSVVSVWPGLVRTELVDAAARRAGHGRSEIELPGEGRFDVDAAESPRFVGRAVTALAADPAVRDHSGTAVSTSDLAHRYGLTDVDGAAPSATNQT; from the coding sequence ATGAATCGACCACTGTTCGGCAAGATCGCCGTCGTCACCGGCGCGAGCCGTGGGGTAGGCAAGGGGATCGCGCTGGAGCTGGGTGCCGCCGGCGCGACGGTCTACGTGACCGGCCGCAGCGTCGCAGCGGGTTCGCTGCCCGGCACCGTGAGCGAGACAGCCGACCAGGTGACCGCACTGGGCGGCAAGGGCATAGCCCTCGTGTGCGATCACCACAGTGACGAGCAGGTGGCGCACGTGTTTGAGCGCGTGCGCCATGACACCGGCCGATTGGACTTGCTGGTGAACAACGTCTTCTCGTCCCCGGACCTCGGCGCGTGGCTCGGCAAGCCGTTCTGGGAGCTGCCGCTCGCCGCGTGGGATCAGGTACTGGACATAGGCACGCGCTCGCACTACGTCGCCAGCGTCCATGCGGTGCCACTGCTGTTCGCCGGTGGAGGAGGGCTGATTGTCAACATCTCGTCGGCCGGCGCACGCCAGTACTCCCACAACACTCCGTATGGCGTCGGCAAGGCCGCACTCGACAAGATGACAGCGGACATGGCCGTGGAACTGCGCTCGCGCGACGTGTCCGTGGTGTCCGTGTGGCCAGGCTTGGTCCGGACCGAACTGGTCGACGCTGCCGCCCGCAGGGCCGGGCACGGCCGCTCTGAGATCGAGCTCCCCGGCGAGGGCAGGTTCGACGTCGACGCCGCCGAGTCACCGCGTTTCGTCGGACGTGCCGTGACCGCGCTGGCAGCCGACCCAGCGGTACGAGACCACTCGGGAACCGCGGTGTCCACGAGCGATCTGGCACACCGCTACGGCTTGACGGATGTCGATGGCGCGGCGCCGTCCGCCACGAACCAGACCTGA
- a CDS encoding DUF308 domain-containing protein: MVRAHIAIALDATGANGPQAVRHVFGTWAVISGVAQILIGLRRRGPELGAQWPVLVAGGLSTLAGLVLHSFRAHQMLTPRRPTSHRVRRGPPPVGVLQRQNRLRPASVRRSPARPHRRVGCRPTRRTARHAPSPPTPPHGRVTAPVLKCRSPSRGAHHSRQVTMGSDPRNGAPARLAPRRTPPLPAPSGTAQPSSPMGQVDRWYGSQDSETRTMLRPAPKPFGHAVTKNPLTGARMRMTVLSALWCDAHHALEADRTSAHLYGPGCSRWSQVTGTSMTRTGARRTSLANAPAPALSATAER, from the coding sequence GTGGTCAGAGCTCACATCGCGATCGCCCTCGACGCAACTGGAGCCAATGGCCCGCAGGCGGTACGGCACGTCTTCGGCACCTGGGCCGTCATCTCCGGCGTGGCCCAGATTCTGATCGGCCTGCGGCGGCGCGGCCCCGAACTCGGTGCACAATGGCCCGTGCTGGTGGCGGGAGGCCTGTCCACCCTCGCCGGCCTAGTACTGCACTCGTTTCGCGCACACCAAATGCTGACTCCGCGACGTCCAACCTCACATCGTGTCCGGCGCGGACCTCCTCCGGTGGGTGTCCTGCAGCGCCAAAATCGCCTGAGACCCGCTTCTGTTCGCCGTTCTCCGGCTCGGCCTCACCGCCGTGTGGGCTGTCGACCGACACGGCGCACGGCCCGCCATGCGCCCTCCCCACCGACGCCCCCGCACGGCCGCGTCACGGCCCCGGTGCTCAAGTGCCGAAGCCCCAGCCGTGGCGCACATCACTCGCGCCAGGTGACCATGGGCAGCGACCCCCGCAACGGGGCGCCTGCGCGCCTGGCTCCGCGCAGAACGCCTCCGCTGCCCGCCCCATCTGGGACAGCGCAGCCGTCGTCCCCGATGGGGCAGGTGGACCGCTGGTACGGCAGCCAAGACAGCGAGACGAGAACGATGCTGCGGCCTGCGCCAAAGCCTTTCGGGCACGCGGTGACCAAGAATCCGTTGACAGGTGCACGGATGAGGATGACTGTCCTGTCGGCCTTGTGGTGCGATGCGCACCACGCGCTCGAGGCCGACCGTACATCTGCTCACCTGTACGGTCCGGGATGCTCTCGCTGGTCACAGGTCACCGGGACAAGCATGACGCGCACTGGCGCCCGGCGAACCTCGCTTGCCAATGCCCCAGCGCCTGCCCTCTCGGCGACGGCCGAACGCTGA
- a CDS encoding MarR family winged helix-turn-helix transcriptional regulator produces the protein MTDIPHSLTDAPLHLLRRALQAYTAQWQRLYPQLTPPQASVLLTLRDRPSISQTHLGELTAIDGATLTPLLRSLEERGYLSRRVDEHNRRRKLVELTKHGADVVEQAQRIAARTDEIMLADLTQEQRRNLMTTLATLAGLTKR, from the coding sequence TTGACCGACATCCCGCACAGCCTCACGGACGCCCCCCTGCACCTGCTCAGACGGGCACTGCAGGCCTATACCGCCCAGTGGCAGCGCCTGTACCCACAGCTCACGCCGCCCCAGGCTTCAGTCCTCCTCACCCTGCGCGACAGACCCTCGATCAGCCAGACCCACCTGGGCGAACTCACCGCAATCGACGGAGCAACCCTCACACCACTCCTGCGCTCACTGGAAGAACGCGGATATCTCAGCCGCCGCGTAGACGAGCACAACAGACGCCGCAAACTCGTGGAACTCACGAAACACGGCGCCGACGTCGTGGAGCAGGCCCAGCGAATCGCTGCGCGAACGGACGAGATCATGCTCGCCGACCTCACCCAGGAGCAGCGCCGCAACCTCATGACAACCCTGGCCACCTTGGCCGGCCTGACAAAACGCTGA
- a CDS encoding cadmium resistance transporter — translation MDLGIIGQAAGLFAVTNIDDLLILALFFAQGSGHPRSTRRIVLSQYLGYAAILAVAVAAAFGATFLPESAIPYLGLLPLALGLKATWQAWKDHRAGDGGEEDEQGEGGGPRPLEVAAVTFANGGDNIGVYVPVFATAGVGGMGVYAAVFLILVAVWCCAGRFFATRPVIAKALARWGHILLPLVLIAIGLLILIEGGAFGL, via the coding sequence GTGGATCTGGGCATCATCGGACAGGCAGCCGGCCTGTTTGCCGTCACCAACATCGACGACCTCCTCATCCTGGCGCTGTTCTTTGCTCAGGGCTCTGGCCACCCCAGGTCCACTCGGCGGATCGTGCTGAGCCAGTATCTGGGGTACGCGGCGATCCTCGCTGTGGCGGTGGCCGCCGCGTTTGGCGCCACGTTTCTGCCCGAGTCCGCAATTCCGTATCTCGGCCTGCTGCCGCTCGCTCTGGGCCTCAAGGCCACCTGGCAGGCATGGAAGGACCACCGCGCCGGGGACGGGGGCGAGGAGGATGAACAGGGTGAGGGGGGCGGGCCGAGGCCGTTGGAGGTCGCCGCGGTCACCTTCGCTAACGGCGGCGACAACATCGGGGTCTACGTGCCGGTCTTCGCCACGGCCGGCGTCGGCGGGATGGGCGTGTACGCCGCGGTGTTCCTCATACTGGTGGCCGTGTGGTGCTGCGCGGGTAGATTCTTCGCCACCCGGCCTGTCATCGCCAAGGCACTCGCCCGCTGGGGCCACATCCTGCTGCCCCTGGTCCTGATCGCCATTGGTCTGCTCATCCTTATCGAGGGCGGTGCCTTCGGCCTGTGA
- a CDS encoding MbtH family protein, protein MTNPFDDQDANYLVLTNEEGQFSLWPTFVDVPDGWEPVFGEAARQACLDFIEKNWTDMRPKSLRDAMNAG, encoded by the coding sequence ATGACGAACCCGTTTGATGACCAGGACGCCAACTACCTTGTTTTGACGAACGAGGAGGGTCAGTTCTCGCTCTGGCCCACATTCGTCGACGTGCCGGACGGATGGGAGCCGGTCTTCGGAGAGGCAGCGCGTCAAGCATGCCTTGACTTCATCGAGAAGAACTGGACCGACATGCGCCCCAAGAGCCTGAGAGACGCCATGAACGCCGGCTGA
- the istB gene encoding IS21-like element helper ATPase IstB, with the protein MARTSTTTDAQAPAADTATGRRTGQQTASDLAFLARAMKAPALLAAADRLAERARKESWTHAEYLVACLQREVSARESHGGEARVRAARFPAIKTVEELDVTHLRGMTRQQLAHLGTLDFIAGKENVVFLGPPGTGKTHLAIGLAVRACQAGHRVAFATAAEWVDKLAAAHETGRLSAELTRLGRYPLIVVDEVGYIPFEAEAANLFFQLISNRYERASVIVTSNKPFGRWGEVFGDETVAAAMIDRLVHHAEVHSLKGDSYRMRGRELGRVPTDTPDND; encoded by the coding sequence ATGGCCCGCACCTCCACCACCACCGACGCACAAGCACCCGCCGCCGACACGGCCACAGGTCGCAGGACCGGTCAGCAGACCGCCTCCGACCTGGCATTCCTGGCCCGGGCCATGAAGGCCCCGGCTCTCCTTGCCGCCGCCGACCGGCTCGCCGAACGGGCCCGCAAGGAGTCCTGGACCCACGCCGAATACCTGGTCGCCTGCCTCCAGCGCGAGGTCTCCGCCCGCGAATCGCATGGCGGCGAGGCACGAGTACGCGCCGCCCGTTTCCCCGCGATCAAGACGGTGGAGGAGCTCGACGTCACCCATCTGCGCGGCATGACGCGCCAACAGCTGGCGCATCTGGGCACGTTGGACTTCATCGCGGGCAAGGAAAACGTCGTCTTCCTGGGCCCGCCCGGCACCGGGAAGACCCACCTGGCGATCGGCCTGGCAGTGCGGGCCTGCCAGGCCGGACACCGCGTCGCTTTCGCCACCGCCGCCGAATGGGTCGACAAGCTCGCCGCCGCCCACGAGACCGGCCGCCTGTCGGCCGAGCTCACCAGGCTCGGCCGCTATCCGCTGATCGTGGTCGACGAGGTCGGCTACATCCCCTTCGAAGCGGAGGCCGCGAACCTGTTCTTCCAGCTCATATCAAACAGATACGAACGCGCGTCCGTGATCGTCACCAGCAACAAGCCCTTCGGGCGCTGGGGAGAGGTCTTCGGCGACGAGACCGTAGCCGCCGCCATGATCGACCGACTGGTCCACCACGCAGAGGTCCACTCCCTCAAAGGCGACTCCTACCGCATGCGAGGACGCGAACTCGGACGCGTCCCCACCGACACACCCGACAACGACTGA
- a CDS encoding dioxygenase family protein yields MAPATERIPALYLSHGGPPLADDPVWPGQLAAWSAGLPRPRAILMVSAHWEEAPLALGATATVPLVYDFSGFPEHYYQVTYPAPGAPELAKTVRKLLHAPGNLVHDVPDRGLDHGAYVPLAEMYPDADIPVLQISLPTLEPLRLFELGRRLAPLRDEGVLIIGSGFFTHNLQMFSLQHEVHAATAEFDDWGRCALEAQDIDALFDFEVKAPAGRLAHPRTDHFAPLFITLGAAEEDLGTQRSVIDGFCWGLAKRSVQFG; encoded by the coding sequence ATGGCCCCCGCCACCGAGCGGATACCCGCCCTTTATCTGTCACACGGAGGGCCGCCACTCGCTGACGACCCTGTCTGGCCCGGTCAGCTAGCTGCCTGGTCGGCCGGGCTGCCAAGGCCGCGGGCGATCCTGATGGTCTCGGCACATTGGGAGGAAGCCCCACTGGCCCTGGGAGCCACCGCCACGGTACCCCTGGTCTACGACTTTTCGGGATTCCCTGAGCACTATTACCAGGTGACCTATCCCGCGCCCGGAGCCCCTGAGCTGGCCAAGACCGTCAGGAAGCTGCTCCACGCCCCCGGGAATCTGGTGCATGACGTCCCCGACCGGGGCCTCGACCATGGCGCGTACGTCCCGCTGGCCGAGATGTACCCGGACGCAGACATACCTGTGCTGCAGATTTCGCTGCCCACCCTCGAACCGCTGCGACTCTTCGAGCTAGGCCGTCGGCTGGCCCCATTGCGTGACGAAGGCGTGCTCATCATCGGCAGCGGCTTCTTCACTCACAACCTGCAGATGTTCAGCTTGCAGCACGAAGTCCACGCAGCGACGGCCGAGTTCGACGACTGGGGCCGCTGCGCCCTGGAAGCCCAGGACATAGACGCGCTGTTCGATTTCGAAGTCAAGGCGCCCGCCGGGCGGCTCGCCCACCCCCGCACCGATCACTTCGCCCCTTTGTTCATCACCCTTGGCGCTGCTGAGGAGGACCTCGGCACTCAGCGCAGCGTCATCGACGGCTTCTGCTGGGGCCTGGCAAAGCGTTCCGTTCAGTTCGGCTGA
- a CDS encoding TetR/AcrR family transcriptional regulator, which translates to MAADGLRERNKNRKREAILRAAHQLFAERGYETATITDIAERAEVSRRTVTLYFPTKLSLALAHLDALETRLDAAISEREPGWSAIDAVEHWLYSELDQPAELNALTERMLTLNPELLAPHKARMAEIVEAGARRLVEETGTPPHDRDARMTAAAAAALCSSLGPEPTRDDIVAVMTFLRAGVEALTSRDD; encoded by the coding sequence ATGGCGGCGGACGGGCTGAGGGAACGGAACAAGAACAGGAAGCGGGAAGCGATCCTGCGGGCCGCCCATCAGCTCTTCGCCGAACGCGGATACGAGACGGCCACGATCACCGACATCGCTGAGCGGGCCGAGGTATCACGACGAACGGTCACCCTGTACTTCCCGACCAAACTCAGCCTTGCACTGGCTCACCTCGACGCGCTTGAAACGCGACTCGACGCCGCGATCAGCGAGCGTGAACCAGGCTGGAGCGCCATCGACGCTGTCGAACACTGGCTCTACAGCGAACTGGACCAACCCGCAGAACTGAACGCTCTCACCGAGCGCATGCTCACGCTCAACCCCGAGCTACTGGCCCCTCACAAGGCGCGTATGGCCGAGATCGTCGAGGCCGGAGCGCGTCGCCTGGTCGAAGAAACCGGCACGCCTCCCCACGACAGAGACGCCCGCATGACAGCCGCGGCCGCTGCCGCGCTGTGCTCCTCCCTGGGTCCCGAACCAACACGCGACGACATCGTCGCTGTCATGACTTTCCTGCGGGCGGGCGTGGAAGCCCTGACGTCGAGGGATGACTGA